One stretch of Falco naumanni isolate bFalNau1 chromosome 7, bFalNau1.pat, whole genome shotgun sequence DNA includes these proteins:
- the PSMC3 gene encoding 26S proteasome regulatory subunit 6A, with protein sequence MASVWDESEDGVGEEVLKMSTEEIVQRTRLLDSEIKIMKSEVLRVTHELQAMKDKIKENSEKIKVNKTLPYLVSNVIELLDVDPNDQEEDGANIDLDSQRKGKCAVIKTSTRQTYFLPVIGLVDAEKLKPGDLVGVNKDSYLILETLPTEYDSRVKAMEVDERPTEQYSDIGGLDKQIQELVEAIVLPMNHKEKFENLGIQPPKGVLMYGPPGTGKTLLARACAAQTKATFLKLAGPQLVQMFIGDGAKLVRDAFALAKEKAPSIIFIDELDAIGTKRFDSEKAGDREVQRTMLELLNQLDGFQPNTQVKVIAATNRVDILDPALLRSGRLDRKIEFPMPNEEARARIMQIHSRKMNVSPDVNYEELARCTDDFNGAQCKAVCVEAGMIALRRGATELTHEDYMEGILEVQAKKKANLQYYA encoded by the exons ATCATGAAGAGTGAGGTACTGAGAGTGACCCATGAGCTTCAGGCTATGAAAGACAAGATCAAAGAGAACAGTGAGAAGATCAAAGTGAACAAAACCCTGCCATACCTTGTCTCTAACGTGATCGAG CTGCTGGATGTTGACCCCAATGAccaggaggaggatggagcaAACATTGACCTGGATTCCCAGAGAAAGGGCAAGTGTGCTGTGATCAAAACCTCTACACGTCAG aCTTATTTCCTGCCTGTTATTGGGTTGGTTGATGCTGAGAAGTTGAAGCCTGGAGACCTAGTG GGGGTGAACAAAGACTCTTACTTGATCCTGGAGACGCTACCTACTGAGTATGATTCACGGGTGAAAGCCATGGAGGTGGATGAGAGACCCACAGAGCAGTACAGTGACATTGGGGGGCTGGATAAACAAATACAAGAG CTCGTGGAGGCCATTGTCCTGCCAATGAATCATAAGGAGAAATTTGAAAACTTGGGTATACAGCCGCCCAAAGGAGTCCTTATGTACGGGCCTCCAGGAACGGGGAAGACACTTTTAGCTCGAGCATGTGCTGCCCAGACCAAG GCTACGTTCCTGAAGCTTGCGGGTCCACAACTTGTGCAGATGTTCATTGGTGATGGAGCTAAGCTGGTACGTGATGCTTTTGCTCTAGCCAAGGAAAAAGCTCCTTCCATCATCTTTATTGACGAACTGGATGCCATTGGCACTAAAAG GTTTGACAGTGAGAAGGCTGGTGATCGGGAGGTGCAGAGGAccatgctggagctgctgaATCAACTTGATGGTTTCCAGCCCAACACACAAGTCAAG GTGATTGCTGCCACCAACCGGGTTGATATCTTGGACCCAGCTTTGCTCCGCTCTGGACGATTAGATCGCAAGATTGAGTTCCCAATGCCTAATGAGGAGGCCAGAGCCAGAATTATGCAGATCCATTCACGCAAGATGAATGTCAG CCCTGATGTGAACTATGAGGAACTGGCTCGCTGCACAGATGATTTCAATGGAGCCCAGTGCAAGGCTGTGTGCGTTGAAGCG GGGATGATTGCCCTCCGCCGTGGAGCTACAGAGCTCACCCACGAGGACTACATGGAAGGAATCCTGGAGgttcaagcaaagaaaaaagccaatCTGCAGTACTATGCCTGA
- the LOC121091203 gene encoding transmembrane protein 178B-like, with product MAAAAQALSGSGLLLAAAALALLAVAIGTDSWYETDARRHRERCRGFGHKRSDPPGSMSAPSSHLPLRARPPRALLPGRPPAPAPAAAAAALDSHCGRRFNSTVSGLWRRCHRAGYEPDSEELIRKGVIQRCTAVKYHYTSSSLPRNLPINITNTIRQDEWHALHLRRMTAGFIGMAVSIILFGWIIGVLGCCKQQELMQYVAGLLFLMGGTCCIISLCTCVAGINFELSRYPRYVYGLPEDISHGYGWSMFCAWGGLGLTLLAGFLCTLAPSLNTSRASVQKPRQENGAV from the exons ATGGCGGCCGCGGCTCAGGCGCTGAGCGGCTCCGGCCTGCTgctggccgccgccgccctcgccctgctggccgTGGCCATCGGCACCGACTCCTGGTACGAGACGGATGCGCGGCGGCACCGTGAGCGCTGCCGCGGCTTCGGCCACAAGCGCAGCGACCCGCCCGGTTCCATGTCGGCGCCCAGCTCGCACCTGCCGCTCCGCGCCCGGCCCCCGCGGGCCCTGCTGCCCGGGCgacccccggcccccgccccggccgccgccgccgccgctctgGACTCGCACTGCGGCCGCCGCTTCAACTCCACCGTCTCGGGGCTCTGGAGGCGCTGCCACCGCGCGGGCTACGAGCCGGACAGCGAGGAGCTCATCCGGAAAG GAGTTATTCAGCGCTGCACTGCTGTGAAGTACCACTACAcctccagctctctgcctcGCAACTTACCCATCAACATCACAAACACCATCCGGCAGGATGAGTGGCATGCACTGC aTCTGCGGAGGATGACAGCTGGCTTCATTGGCATGGCAGTCTCCATCATCCTGTTTGGGTGGATCATTGGTGTGTTGggctgctgcaaacagcaggagCTCATGCAGTATGTGGCTGGGCTGCTCTTCCTAATGGGAG gtaCATGCTGTATCATCTCACTCTGCACATGCGTAGCTGGGATCAATTTTGAGTTATCTCGCTATCCTCGCTACGTCTATGGGCTGCCAGAGGACATCAGTCATGGTTATGGCTGGTCCATGTTCTGTGCCTGGGGAGGCCTGGGCCTCACCCTGCTGGCTGGGTTCCTCTGCACGTTGGCCCCATCACTCAACACTTCTCGGGCATCTGTACAAAAACCCAGACAAGAAAATGGGGCTGTGTGA